In the Hordeum vulgare subsp. vulgare chromosome 7H, MorexV3_pseudomolecules_assembly, whole genome shotgun sequence genome, one interval contains:
- the LOC123411456 gene encoding uncharacterized protein LOC123411456 yields the protein MSKEFPNASFTFNEAPLLSHLTLASNVATPAGNVDYPYIAATDDFGLLLLCGYTFVGLTYYICDPYFRGTLGILPPDGGFNCRHSVGLIRRRRGSWFMVAQLNTGLFSTEGRVTLSCTIDLCRWVKKETDCSHIKVKKRCCWDGVLSHEGFLWWFDLSCSSCILACNPFKHRPPVYQIMFPQVDHPLLSEWFPVQGDKYRCLKVSKGRLQYVQIHGDPPVVSMWTLSSNNPPDAGWDHKLDVHLTDIWSHHTYKSSMLPDIVPTVALVHPMNAHKVYFFLGQHIFCVNLKTKRVRQCLELNNQELPALSSPMVHSWNLPAGATKIHFSGPDESRVPGAHFLAQYDSVDGFLEKALAVLSRSSLEYFAMGLDVLEEDEDHSVTMDESDDGDLRDRVT from the exons ATGAGCAAGGAATTCCCCAATGCGTCCTTCACCTTCAACGAGGCTCCGCTCCTTTCCCACCTAACCCTCGCGAGTAACGTCGCTACCCCCGCCGGAAACGTCGACTACCCGTACATCGCAGCTACCGACGACTTCGGCCTCCTGCTGCTCTGCGGTTACACCTTTGTCGGGCTCACCTACTACATCTGCGACCCGTATTTCCGCGGGACGCTGGGCATCCTCCCCCCTGACGGCGGCTTCAACTGCCGCCACTCCGTCGGCCTCATCCGCCGTCGCCGCGGCAGTTGGTTCATGGTGGCCCAGCTCAACACGGGGCTCTTCAGTACAGAGGGCCGCGTGACACTCTCCTGCACGATTGACCTGTGCAGGTGGGTCAAGAAGGAGACCGACTGCAGCCACATCAAGGTGAAAAAACGGTGCTGCTGGGATGGCGTCCTCTCCCACGAGGGATTCCTGTGGTGGTTCGACCTCTCTTGCTCTTCATGTATACTTGCCTGCAACCCCTTCAAGCATAGACCGCCGGTTTACCAAATCATGTTCCCGCAAGTCGATCACCCGCTGCTCTCAGAGTGGTTCCCAGTTCAAGGTGACAAATACCGCTGCTTAAAGGTGAGCAAAGGCAGGCTACAGTACGTGCAGATCCATGGCGACCCCCCCGTGGTCAGCATGTGGACGCTGTCCTCCAACAATCCGCCAGACGCTGGCTGGGACCATAAGCTCGACGTGCACTTGACTGATATCTGGAGCCACCACACGTACAAGTCTAGTATGCTTCCGGACATCGTCCCGACGGTGGCGCTCGTCCACCCGATGAACGCCCACAAGGTCTACTTCTTCCTGGGCCAGCACATCTTCTGTGTCAACCTCAAGACAAAGAGAGTGAGGCAGTGTCTCGAGTTGAATAATCAGGAACTGCCGGCACTCTCCTCCCCCATGGTCCATTCCTGGAATTTGCCAGCAGGGGCCACAAAAATCCATTTCTCTG GGCCTGATGAGTCTCGTGTCCCTGGGGCTCATTTCCTGGCTCAGTATGACTCGGTGGATGGTTTTCTTGAGAAAGCATTAGCTGTTCTGAGCAG GTCGTCTCTTGAATATTTTGCCATGG GTCTGGATGTTCTTGAAGAAGACGAAGATCACTCTGTGACCATGGATGAATCTGATGACGGAGATCTCCGAGATAGAGTAACTTGA